The Actinomycetota bacterium sequence GAAGTTATAATAACATAAATCTAGAAATTTTCAATAAAACGGTAAAAAGAAGAAAGGGCCTTGCCCCTGTGGCTGATATTATTTTTCTCTTTGCTGGAAAGCTCAGCCATGGTCCGGGTAAAACCATCAGGAATAAACAGGGAATCATAGCCAAAACCTCCCTGGCCCCTTTCTACAAACCCTATTCTTCCTGGGCATATGCCTTCAGTCTTAAACAATAAACCCTGTTGCGGATCCCATAAAACCAAGCTGCAGACAAACTGGGCACCTCTTTGGGCTATATCTATGCCTTCTAGCTCTCTTAAAAGCTTTATGCGGTTTTCCTCATCCGTAGCCTGGTCGCCGGCAAAACGGCTGCTTAGTACGCCAGGCCTCCCTTCCAGGGCATCCACTTTTAGGCCCGAATCATCAGCTACCACCATCAGCTGGGTATGCCTGGAAATAGCCTCAGCCTTAAGACTGGCATTATCCAAAAATGTGTCCCCTGTTTCTTCTACTTGTGGAAAATCCTTAATTTGTTTATAGGTAATCCATTCTATTCTAGATTGAACGGGGTGGCTATATCCCTCTATTTCCCTTATTTTACCTTCATTCTGGGTAGCAATTGCTATCTTTAACATCTATATCCCTTCGCTTAGCAACCTTTTTTGCATTTCTATCAAGTTAAAAATAGCAGCCATGGCTTTATCCAGCATATCGTCAAAAACCCCCCTGGAAAAAGGCAGGCCCTCTGCGGTAGACTGCACTTCTATCAACCTCTGTTTAGAATCCATCACTACATTCATATCCACTTCCGCATTGGAATCCTCTTCAAAACAAAGATCAACTAAAATATCGCCCCTCACCACTCCTACACTAATGGCAGCTACAAAGTTTTCTATAGGCAATTCGGCCAGGACTCCTGCCTGCACTAAAGCATGAAGGCAGTCAAACAAAGCAATAAAGCTTCCGGTAATGGAAGCAGTCCTGGTTCCCCCATCGGCCTCTATAACATCACAGTCCACCCATATGGTGCGCTCCCCCAGCTTGCCCAAGTCTACTGCCGCCCTCAGCGACCGGCCTATCAGCCTCTGTATTTCATGTGTCCTGCCGTTTATCCGGCCCATAGTCTGTGGCCTTATAATTCTCTGGGGGGCACAGGCCGGAATCATATCATATTCTGCGGTAATCCAGCCGCTTCCCTTACCTCTTAAAAAAGGAGGCACTTTATCCTCGGCAGTAGCGGTACAAACCACCCTGGTATTTCCCATCTCAATAAATACAGAACCAGGGCTATGGGATATATATTGCCTGTTTACCTTGATATCCCTTACCTGGCCTGGCTTCCTGCCGTCAATTCTAGCCACCATAATTTTTCCTTCCCCATTAAAGTTCCAAATTAATACTTATCACATCTGTTATATCTTCCCCCAAAAACATCTTTCCTACCTCAAAAAAATGGCTTCCGTAACCGGTCTCATAGAATATCCGGGTAGGCATGCCCCCTGGAGGGGCAGCTATGTTATGGGCAGCTAAGATTTTTTTAACATCCGCCGCAGTTTCCACTGCAGAGCTGATTACCTTTACCCCGCTGCCGGCACAAGCTGATATGGGCCCCTCTATTAAAGGAAAGTGGGTGCAGCCCATGATGAGCACATCAATATCCTTGGCCAGCAAGGGCTGGATATAGCCGTATATGGCCTCATTGAGCTTATCTCCGCTAAGTATGCCCTGCTCCACATATTCCACCAGCCGGGGGGCAGCAGCGGAGTAAACTTCAATGTTTTCATCTATTTGGCAAATAGCCTGCTGGTAAGCTCCGCTGTTTACTGTACCCTGGGTTGCAATTACTCCTACCCTTCTGTTTACCGTAGTCTTTACTGCCGTTCTGGCTCCCGGCTCTATAACCCCTATAATTGGTATGCCGTATCTGCTGTTAAGCTGCCCCAGGGCTGCTGCGGTGGAAGTATTACAGGCAATGACCATAAGCTTTACCTCTTTTTGGGAAAGAAACTCGGTAATCTTAAATACAAAACTTCTAACCTGTTCCAAATCCCGGGGTCCATAGGGCACCCGGGCTGTATCTCCGAAATAAATTATGTTTTCATCTGGAACCAGTTTTAAAATTTCCCGGAGCACGGTAAGTCCCCCTACCCCCGAATCGAACACCCCAATAGGCCTGCTGTCCACAAATTCTCCTTTAAACCCCTTTGAAATTGGTAATTTAGTAATTATATAATTAAAAACTATAAATTTAAAAAACTGTTACTTTTTTTGGCAGAGATAATATATCCAGCCTCCCCGGTTAAGTTCTCCGGGATTGGAAGTACAGATTCCGCTTCTTCCATAAGTAGATATATTGGAAAAACCAGCTGACTCCAGTTGCCTTACCTGCTCGTCCCTGCTTATATAATATACACTGGCCTGTCCATTGAGGGAATTATCGTACAGCGAGCCCCGCTCGCTTTGTCTTAGCTCCCTTATAAACCCTTCCATAGACAAGCTTCGGTTCAAGAAACTTAATCTTAAATTCTTGATAGCCTGTTTAGCATACTGGACCAGTTTGCCCCCTAAAGAAATACCGGGATCTATGTTAACTGACCTGATCCTGAACAGGTCAGTTAACTTATACCAGTTAATATTATGGCTGGAAAAGGCAAACCATCCTCCTGGGGATAAAACCCTGCTTATTTCCGCTAAGGCTCCTATGCGGTCTTGATGGCTGAAGCTGTCCAAACCATTGTAGCTGAACAGCACAAAATCAAAGCTTCCATCCTCAAATACTGACATATCCCTAACATCACATTCTACAAAATCATATTGTGGATACTTGGCCCGGCAGGTCTTTACCATATTAGGGGCATAATCGGCTCCCTTGTAATGCCGGGCCAGAGAGGCGAAATATTTGGTAGTCCTGCCTCCTCCCACCCCCATATCCAGCATCCTGCAATGGGGCAGACTTTCCCTTAATTTTTCCCTTATAGACTCCTCCGGAGCTTCTATGTAATCACGGGAGCCGTAATCACTGGCAATCTCCAGGGAATTATATATTAATTTATGTTCCAAACTAATCATTCCTTTTCATTAAATTTTTGTAATTATAAATAAAAAATTGGAAAAATTTAAGGGGGTTTTAATTACAGCGGTTCCTGCACAAAAACAGCTTGAATTTAGCTTGCAGGTTATTAGGTGTAATTTATTCTGGAAGGTTTTTATACTTAAGCAGGAGAACCGGCCATTTTAATTTAGAAAAATTTAAAAAACATACTTAACAGCCAACCCTGGCTGCCCGGGTTTTACCGCTAGCCTATAGCCTTAACCGATTCCCTGATTACCAGCTTGGGTTTTAATATAATTCTTCGGATGCAGTTGTAATCTTCGCTCTTCAATATTTCTACCAGTTGCTCCACAGCTATTTTGCCCATGGAATACTTGGACTGTTTGATAGTAGTCAGGGGAACCCTTACTGCCGAAGCTACCTTTATATTATCATAACCTATGATGGAAAGATCCTCAGGAATGTTTAGGCCCAATTCATTGGTCACAAAGTTAAGGACTTCGATAGCTATATGGTCATTGCCGGCAAAAAAGGCAGAAATCTGATTATCGCAAATAAGCTGGCGGGTCTTGCTTTTAAGCTCCTGGGAATCAAGCACATCCTTAATCTTTACCCTGATGGTATCGGGCAGGCCATTCCGGGCCAGGGTATCCTTAAACCCCCGGTGCCTTTCCTTAAGGCTGTAGATCTTGTCACTTCCCACAAAACCAATAGCAGTATGGCCCATGCTTATGAGATATTCTGCAGCCAGCTTGCCCCCGTAATAATTGTCATTGGTAATGTAGTTGATGTCTCCGTAATCCGATTTGCCGTCCACCAGCATAAAGGGAACCCTCATTGTTTTTAGGATCTTAACTATTTTTTCCCTTAAATTGATAGTGGTAAACAGCAGGCCTTCCACCTGCCTGGAAATCAGGGTGTCCAGCAATTTTTCTTCCGTCTTCATATCATAATTGGAATTGCTGATTATAACGGTATAGTTAAGGTCTTCCGCAGTATCTATAACTCCCTTGGCTACCCGGGCATAAAATGGGTTTTCAATATCCGCTAAAATTAAGCCTATGGCCTTGGTCTTTTTGGTCCTAAGGCTTCTGGCGATGATACTGGGCCTGTAGTTCTTTTCCTTGATGGTCTGGATTACTTTTTCCCTGGTTTCCTTTTTTACCAGGTCAGCCCTTCCCGACAATACCCTGGATACTGTAGTTTTGGATACCCCGGATAAGGCCGCAATTTCATCTATGGTAATCTTCTTTTTATTGGAAGCGGCTTCCATAAGCCACCTTGCCCCTATTATTATCAGCTATGCCTGCTATCAGTAAACTCCGTATTCGTATGCTGCTTCAAACATGGCTATTACATTTTCAGGAGGAATATCTGCCATTACATTATGTATCTGGTTGAATACAAAGCCTCCCCCTGGAGCAAAAATTTCTATCCTGCGCTTAACATCTTCCTTGACTTCTTTTGGACTTTTGCTGGGAAGTACGTCCCTGGTATTGCAGCCGCCGCCCCAGAAGGTCAAATCCTGGCCGAACTCTTTTTTAAGCTTGGCTGCATCCATGTTAACAGCAGTAGTCTGTACCGGGTTTAATACATCCAGGCCTGCTTCTATCAGGCTGGGCAGCAACTCATAATTAGACCCGCAGGAATGCAAAAACACTTTGCAGTCGCTGTTAGCATGTACAAAGTCCCACATCTTTTTGTATCTGGGTTTAAATATCTCGGCAAAAATTGTAGGGGGTATAAAAGCACTTTGCTGTGAACCCAGATCGTCTCCAAACTGCAGCAGGTCTACGTAATCCCCCACTCCCTTAAGAACCTTATCCAACAGGGGGAGATACCCTTCTACAAACTTGTCCAGCAGGCGGCCTACCCCTTTTTTATCCAGCATTGTGTCCATTAAAAAATTATCCATGCCCCTGGTCCAGGTGCCCATTTCAAACAGGTTACAGCCTACCGCCAGCATAATGGAATAATCTGTCTGCTGGTATAAGTTTTTGATCATATCTATAAATTCTTGATACTGGGCCTCATTAAATATATCAAGATGCCAGGGGGGAGAAGGCACTGACCATAGGGTATCGGAAAAATCCTTTTCATCTATCTGTTCCGGTATTTGGTCCAGGTGGGCATAAGGCCAGTATATTTGGTCCACATACAATGATGATTTGGGTTTCTTTCCTACTACCAGCCCCCTCTTATTTTTAAGGTGCAGGGTGCCCTGCTGGTCTATATCAAA is a genomic window containing:
- a CDS encoding class I SAM-dependent methyltransferase, which translates into the protein MEHKLIYNSLEIASDYGSRDYIEAPEESIREKLRESLPHCRMLDMGVGGGRTTKYFASLARHYKGADYAPNMVKTCRAKYPQYDFVECDVRDMSVFEDGSFDFVLFSYNGLDSFSHQDRIGALAEISRVLSPGGWFAFSSHNINWYKLTDLFRIRSVNIDPGISLGGKLVQYAKQAIKNLRLSFLNRSLSMEGFIRELRQSERGSLYDNSLNGQASVYYISRDEQVRQLESAGFSNISTYGRSGICTSNPGELNRGGWIYYLCQKK
- a CDS encoding uroporphyrinogen decarboxylase family protein, which gives rise to MKERYNSRERVRLAISHKEADRVPIDFGAMRSTGIATIAYNHLRKKMGLDTGLARMYDFQQQLAYPEQPVRDAFHIDAIDAGQAFLEDESQWKQFQLNDGSWCLVPKYIDFDIDQQGTLHLKNKRGLVVGKKPKSSLYVDQIYWPYAHLDQIPEQIDEKDFSDTLWSVPSPPWHLDIFNEAQYQEFIDMIKNLYQQTDYSIMLAVGCNLFEMGTWTRGMDNFLMDTMLDKKGVGRLLDKFVEGYLPLLDKVLKGVGDYVDLLQFGDDLGSQQSAFIPPTIFAEIFKPRYKKMWDFVHANSDCKVFLHSCGSNYELLPSLIEAGLDVLNPVQTTAVNMDAAKLKKEFGQDLTFWGGGCNTRDVLPSKSPKEVKEDVKRRIEIFAPGGGFVFNQIHNVMADIPPENVIAMFEAAYEYGVY
- the murI gene encoding glutamate racemase, producing the protein MDSRPIGVFDSGVGGLTVLREILKLVPDENIIYFGDTARVPYGPRDLEQVRSFVFKITEFLSQKEVKLMVIACNTSTAAALGQLNSRYGIPIIGVIEPGARTAVKTTVNRRVGVIATQGTVNSGAYQQAICQIDENIEVYSAAAPRLVEYVEQGILSGDKLNEAIYGYIQPLLAKDIDVLIMGCTHFPLIEGPISACAGSGVKVISSAVETAADVKKILAAHNIAAPPGGMPTRIFYETGYGSHFFEVGKMFLGEDITDVISINLEL
- the rdgB gene encoding RdgB/HAM1 family non-canonical purine NTP pyrophosphatase, translated to MLKIAIATQNEGKIREIEGYSHPVQSRIEWITYKQIKDFPQVEETGDTFLDNASLKAEAISRHTQLMVVADDSGLKVDALEGRPGVLSSRFAGDQATDEENRIKLLRELEGIDIAQRGAQFVCSLVLWDPQQGLLFKTEGICPGRIGFVERGQGGFGYDSLFIPDGFTRTMAELSSKEKNNISHRGKALSSFYRFIENF
- a CDS encoding LacI family DNA-binding transcriptional regulator, yielding MEAASNKKKITIDEIAALSGVSKTTVSRVLSGRADLVKKETREKVIQTIKEKNYRPSIIARSLRTKKTKAIGLILADIENPFYARVAKGVIDTAEDLNYTVIISNSNYDMKTEEKLLDTLISRQVEGLLFTTINLREKIVKILKTMRVPFMLVDGKSDYGDINYITNDNYYGGKLAAEYLISMGHTAIGFVGSDKIYSLKERHRGFKDTLARNGLPDTIRVKIKDVLDSQELKSKTRQLICDNQISAFFAGNDHIAIEVLNFVTNELGLNIPEDLSIIGYDNIKVASAVRVPLTTIKQSKYSMGKIAVEQLVEILKSEDYNCIRRIILKPKLVIRESVKAIG
- the rph gene encoding ribonuclease PH — protein: MVARIDGRKPGQVRDIKVNRQYISHSPGSVFIEMGNTRVVCTATAEDKVPPFLRGKGSGWITAEYDMIPACAPQRIIRPQTMGRINGRTHEIQRLIGRSLRAAVDLGKLGERTIWVDCDVIEADGGTRTASITGSFIALFDCLHALVQAGVLAELPIENFVAAISVGVVRGDILVDLCFEEDSNAEVDMNVVMDSKQRLIEVQSTAEGLPFSRGVFDDMLDKAMAAIFNLIEMQKRLLSEGI